From a single Staphylococcus epidermidis genomic region:
- the aspS gene encoding aspartate--tRNA ligase: MNKRTTYCGLVTEEFLNEKVTLKGWVHNRRDLGGLIFVDLRDREGIVQIVFNPDFSEEALQVAETVRSEYVVEVEGVVTKRDAETINPKIKTGQVEVQVSNIEIINKSETPPFSINEENVNVDENIRLKYRYLDLRRQELAQTFKMRHQTTRSIRQYLDNNGFFDIETPVLTKSTPEGARDYLVPSRVHEGEFYALPQSPQLFKQLLMISGFDKYYQIVKCFRDEDLRADRQPEFTQVDIEMSFVDQEDIIAMGEDMLRKVVKDVKGIDVSGPFPRMTYAEAMDRFGSDKPDTRFGMELINVSQLGKEMNFKVFKDTVDNNGEIKAIVAKDAANKYTRKDMDALTEFVNIYGAKGLAWVKVVDDGLSGPIARFFEDVNVETLKQLTEAKPGDLVMFVADKPNVVAQSLGALRIKLAKELGLIDESKLNFLWVTDWPLLEYDEDAKRYVAAHHPFTSPKREDIEKLDTEPENVQANAYDIVLNGYELGGGSIRIHDGELQQKMFEVLGFTNEQAQEQFGFLLDAFKYGAPPHGGIALGLDRLVMLLTNRTNLRDTIAFPKTASATCLLTDAPGEVSDKQLQELSLRIRH, translated from the coding sequence ATGAATAAAAGAACAACGTATTGTGGTTTAGTCACAGAAGAATTTTTAAACGAAAAAGTAACATTAAAAGGTTGGGTTCATAACAGACGAGATTTAGGTGGATTAATTTTTGTTGATTTAAGAGATCGTGAAGGTATTGTCCAAATAGTTTTTAATCCTGACTTTTCCGAAGAAGCATTGCAAGTTGCTGAAACAGTACGCTCAGAATATGTAGTCGAAGTTGAAGGTGTAGTAACAAAACGTGATGCTGAAACTATTAACCCAAAAATCAAAACAGGTCAAGTTGAGGTTCAAGTTTCAAATATTGAGATTATTAACAAATCAGAAACACCTCCATTTTCAATTAATGAAGAAAATGTAAACGTTGATGAAAATATTCGATTAAAATATAGATATTTAGATTTACGTAGACAAGAATTAGCGCAAACTTTTAAAATGAGACATCAAACTACGCGTTCTATCCGTCAATACTTAGATAATAATGGCTTCTTCGATATTGAAACACCAGTATTAACAAAATCAACACCTGAGGGTGCGCGAGATTATCTAGTACCTTCCCGTGTACACGAGGGTGAATTTTACGCGTTGCCACAATCACCACAATTATTTAAACAACTATTAATGATAAGTGGTTTTGATAAATATTATCAAATTGTTAAATGTTTCCGTGATGAAGACTTACGTGCAGATCGTCAACCAGAATTCACTCAAGTTGATATTGAAATGAGTTTTGTCGATCAAGAAGATATCATAGCCATGGGTGAAGATATGTTACGTAAGGTTGTAAAAGATGTAAAAGGAATAGACGTTAGTGGCCCATTCCCACGTATGACATATGCAGAGGCTATGGACCGTTTTGGTTCAGATAAACCTGACACTCGTTTCGGTATGGAACTTATCAATGTGTCACAGCTTGGTAAAGAAATGAATTTTAAAGTTTTTAAAGATACGGTAGATAACAACGGCGAAATTAAAGCAATTGTCGCAAAAGACGCTGCAAATAAATATACACGTAAAGACATGGATGCATTAACAGAGTTTGTAAATATATATGGTGCAAAAGGATTAGCTTGGGTTAAAGTTGTTGATGATGGTTTAAGTGGCCCAATTGCTAGATTTTTCGAAGATGTTAATGTTGAAACACTTAAACAGTTAACAGAAGCTAAACCTGGAGATTTAGTAATGTTTGTAGCTGATAAACCTAATGTTGTTGCTCAAAGTTTAGGGGCTTTAAGAATTAAATTAGCAAAAGAATTAGGTTTAATTGATGAATCAAAATTAAATTTCTTATGGGTAACTGATTGGCCGTTATTAGAGTATGATGAAGATGCAAAACGTTATGTAGCAGCACATCATCCATTTACTTCACCTAAAAGAGAAGATATCGAAAAGCTAGACACTGAACCTGAAAATGTACAAGCCAACGCTTATGATATTGTTCTAAATGGTTATGAACTTGGTGGTGGTTCTATAAGAATACACGATGGTGAATTGCAACAAAAAATGTTTGAAGTATTAGGATTTACTAATGAACAAGCTCAAGAACAATTTGGTTTCTTATTAGATGCTTTTAAATACGGTGCTCCACCTCATGGTGGCATCGCGTTAGGTTTAGATAGACTTGTGATGTTATTAACAAATAGAACAAACTTGAGAGATACAATTGCATTCCCTAAAACAGCATCAGCTACATGTCTTTTAACTGACGCTCCAGGAGAAGTATCTGATAAACAACTCCAAGAACTCTCACTAAGAATCAGACACTAG
- a CDS encoding ThiF family adenylyltransferase has translation MKHQFSRNELAIGQEGLNLLKNKTVAVLGVGGVGSFAAEALARTNIGHIILIDKDDVDITNVNRQIHALTSTIGQSKVTLMEERIKLINPDCKVTSLHMFYTEETYKDIFNNYDIDYFIDASDTIIYKVHLMKECLERGIELISSMGAANKTDPTRFEIADISKTHTDPMAKVIRNRLKRLGIRKGVKVVFSDESPIVIREDVKETVGDKNAINRKGQMPPSSNAFVPSVVGLICASYVVNDILKDIPVRRIKDKGQN, from the coding sequence ATGAAACATCAATTTTCAAGGAATGAATTAGCAATAGGACAAGAAGGGCTGAACTTACTAAAAAATAAGACTGTTGCAGTTTTAGGTGTTGGTGGCGTCGGGTCATTTGCAGCTGAGGCATTGGCTCGGACTAATATAGGGCACATCATACTTATAGATAAAGATGATGTCGATATTACAAATGTGAACAGGCAAATTCATGCACTGACTTCAACTATTGGTCAAAGTAAAGTCACGCTAATGGAAGAAAGAATCAAATTAATAAATCCCGATTGTAAAGTAACTTCTTTGCATATGTTTTATACCGAGGAAACATACAAAGATATCTTCAATAATTATGATATTGATTATTTTATTGATGCAAGCGATACAATCATTTATAAAGTTCATCTCATGAAAGAGTGTTTAGAAAGAGGAATTGAGTTAATTTCAAGTATGGGTGCAGCAAATAAGACTGACCCGACACGTTTTGAAATTGCAGATATTTCAAAAACACATACTGATCCTATGGCTAAAGTAATTAGAAATCGTTTAAAACGCCTTGGTATTCGTAAAGGTGTTAAAGTAGTATTTTCTGATGAAAGTCCTATTGTTATTCGCGAGGACGTAAAAGAAACAGTAGGAGATAAAAATGCAATCAATAGAAAAGGGCAAATGCCTCCATCTTCTAATGCATTTGTTCCAAGTGTAGTAGGCCTTATTTGTGCAAGCTACGTTGTCAACGATATTTTAAAAGATATACCTGTAAGGCGAATTAAAGATAAAGGACAAAATTAA
- a CDS encoding replication-associated recombination protein A: protein MSTEPLASRMRPKNIDEIISQQHLVGPKGIIRRMVDTKRLSSMIFYGPPGIGKTSIAKAISGSTQFKFRQLNAVTNTKKDMQLIVEEAKMSGQVILLLDEIHRLDKAKQDFLLPHLENGKIVLIGATTSNPYHAINPAIRSRAQIFELYPLDQDDIRLALDRAINDKERGLSTYHPIVDEDAIEYFSTQSQGDVRSALNALELAVLSAHIGEENERHITLDDAKDCLQKGAFVSDKDGDMHYDVMSAFQKSIRGSDVNAALHYLARLIEAGDLPTIVRRLLVISYEDVGLASPNAGQRTLAAIQSAERLGFPEARIPLSQAVIELCLSPKSNSGITAIDKALGDIRNGHIGQIPDYLKDGHYSGAKKLGRAIGYKYPHNYENGHVVQQYLPEKLKNRVYYEPKTTSKSEQQFKTIYDNLRNKT, encoded by the coding sequence GTGAGTACAGAACCATTAGCCTCTCGAATGAGACCGAAAAATATAGATGAAATTATATCTCAACAACACCTGGTTGGTCCGAAAGGTATAATAAGAAGGATGGTAGATACTAAACGTCTTTCTTCTATGATTTTTTATGGTCCACCTGGAATTGGTAAAACAAGTATTGCAAAAGCAATTTCAGGCAGTACACAATTTAAATTCAGACAATTAAATGCCGTAACAAATACAAAGAAAGATATGCAGCTAATTGTCGAAGAAGCTAAGATGTCAGGACAAGTTATCTTACTATTAGATGAAATTCATCGTTTAGACAAAGCTAAACAAGATTTTTTATTACCACATCTTGAAAATGGCAAAATTGTATTAATAGGTGCAACAACTTCAAATCCTTATCATGCGATAAATCCAGCGATACGATCTAGAGCACAAATATTTGAGCTTTACCCATTAGATCAAGATGATATAAGATTGGCATTAGATAGAGCTATAAATGATAAGGAAAGAGGTTTAAGTACTTATCATCCTATTGTAGATGAAGATGCTATCGAATATTTTTCAACGCAAAGCCAAGGCGACGTTAGGAGTGCATTAAACGCTTTGGAATTAGCTGTACTAAGTGCTCATATTGGTGAAGAAAACGAAAGACATATTACATTAGATGACGCAAAAGATTGCTTACAAAAAGGTGCTTTTGTAAGTGATAAAGATGGAGACATGCATTATGACGTCATGAGCGCTTTTCAAAAATCAATTAGAGGTAGTGATGTCAATGCAGCACTCCACTACTTAGCACGTCTAATTGAAGCTGGTGACTTACCTACAATCGTACGTCGATTACTTGTAATTAGTTATGAAGATGTTGGGTTAGCATCACCTAATGCTGGTCAGAGGACTTTAGCAGCAATACAATCAGCTGAACGTCTAGGTTTTCCAGAAGCACGAATTCCCCTTAGTCAAGCTGTAATAGAATTATGCTTATCACCTAAATCAAATTCTGGTATCACAGCAATAGATAAAGCTCTTGGCGATATAAGAAATGGACATATAGGTCAAATACCGGATTATCTGAAAGACGGTCATTATTCAGGTGCTAAAAAGTTAGGACGGGCTATAGGTTACAAATATCCTCATAACTATGAAAATGGTCATGTTGTACAACAGTACTTACCAGAAAAATTAAAAAACAGAGTGTATTATGAACCAAAAACCACATCAAAAAGTGAACAACAATTTAAAACAATTTACGATAACTTACGAAATAAAACATAA
- the cymR gene encoding cysteine metabolism transcriptional regulator CymR has protein sequence MKISTKGRYGLTLMISLAKREGQGCVSLKTIAEENKLSDLYLEQLVGPLRNAGLIRSVRGAKGGYQLRVPSEEITAGDIIRLLEGPITFVESIDSEPPAQKQLWIRMRDAVRDVLDHTTLKYLADYKDTNEDLEGYMFYI, from the coding sequence ATGAAAATATCAACAAAAGGGAGATACGGATTAACATTGATGATATCTCTTGCTAAAAGAGAGGGTCAAGGTTGTGTATCACTAAAAACAATTGCTGAAGAAAATAAACTAAGTGATTTATATCTTGAACAATTAGTAGGCCCTTTAAGAAATGCTGGATTAATTCGAAGCGTTCGAGGTGCTAAAGGTGGTTATCAACTTAGAGTTCCATCAGAAGAAATTACTGCAGGAGATATTATCCGATTACTAGAAGGACCGATTACGTTTGTAGAAAGTATTGATTCAGAACCGCCTGCACAAAAGCAACTATGGATTAGAATGAGAGATGCTGTAAGAGATGTTTTAGATCATACTACATTAAAATATCTTGCAGATTACAAAGATACGAATGAAGACTTAGAGGGTTATATGTTCTATATTTAA
- a CDS encoding SAS049 family protein — protein MSFMDKAKEAAEKFKDSDNEQVNKVKDKINEYTGGEDNKDKKDKKDK, from the coding sequence ATGAGTTTTATGGATAAAGCTAAAGAAGCTGCTGAAAAATTTAAAGATAGTGATAACGAACAAGTTAACAAAGTAAAAGATAAAATAAATGAATATACAGGTGGCGAAGACAACAAAGATAAAAAGGACAAAAAGGATAAATAA
- a CDS encoding LLM class flavin-dependent oxidoreductase produces the protein MKNIKLSALNLVPIREGQEDKDAINDMVTLAQALDDLDYERYWIAEHHNAPNLVSSATSLLIQHTLEHTHSIKVGSGGIMLPNHAPLVVAEQFGTLETLFPQRVDLGLGRAPGTDMMTASALRRDQHNGVYQFPEEVEQLQQYFGPSHQQAYVRAYPAVDKNVPMYILGSSTDSAHLAARKGLPYVFAGHFAPQQMKEALQIYRELFEPSEVLDKPYVIVCLNTIVSDSDEQAEYLATTMSQIMVSITRGKMQPVQPPTDDLKALLTPREYELAQQRLKGSLIGSEDTVKQKLESFIKEYGDIDELMAISYIYDQDKQIESYRRLERAIKS, from the coding sequence ATGAAAAATATAAAATTATCTGCGTTAAACTTAGTACCTATACGTGAAGGTCAAGAAGATAAAGATGCAATTAACGATATGGTTACACTCGCTCAAGCATTAGATGATTTAGATTATGAGCGCTACTGGATTGCAGAGCATCATAATGCTCCAAATTTAGTTAGTTCAGCTACTTCTCTATTAATTCAACATACATTAGAACATACTCATTCTATCAAAGTAGGTTCTGGAGGCATAATGTTACCGAATCATGCACCACTAGTCGTAGCAGAACAATTTGGGACATTGGAAACATTATTCCCTCAACGTGTGGACTTAGGATTAGGACGTGCTCCTGGTACAGATATGATGACAGCGAGCGCATTAAGAAGAGATCAGCATAATGGTGTTTATCAATTCCCTGAAGAAGTTGAACAACTGCAACAATATTTTGGACCGAGTCATCAACAAGCATATGTACGTGCTTATCCTGCGGTAGATAAAAATGTCCCAATGTATATTCTAGGTTCATCTACAGATTCTGCACATTTAGCTGCACGTAAAGGGTTACCATATGTTTTTGCAGGACATTTTGCTCCACAACAAATGAAGGAAGCACTACAAATTTATAGAGAATTATTTGAACCTTCAGAAGTACTTGATAAACCTTATGTAATTGTTTGTTTAAATACAATTGTGTCAGATTCTGATGAACAAGCAGAATATTTAGCAACTACGATGTCTCAAATAATGGTAAGTATAACACGAGGAAAAATGCAACCTGTCCAACCACCAACAGATGATTTAAAGGCCCTATTAACACCACGCGAATATGAATTAGCACAACAACGTTTAAAAGGGTCACTTATAGGATCTGAAGATACAGTTAAACAAAAACTTGAATCGTTCATAAAAGAGTACGGGGATATCGATGAACTTATGGCAATTAGTTATATCTATGATCAAGACAAACAAATAGAATCATATCGAAGATTAGAACGTGCAATTAAATCATAG
- a CDS encoding cysteine desulfurase family protein, protein MEVYADYAATTPVKPEVIDAMMEIYQSHFGNPSSIHSIGRDARKYLDQSRRTVAQLLGANPNEVIFTSGATESNNTAIKGLVKANEQLGNHIITTKIEHHSVLHVYEQLEKEGYDVTYLDVDDTGAVDLDQLKETINDRTILVSIMFVNNEIGTVQNIYDIEDIIGDTHALFHVDAVQAIGHLDLDFHNFKIDTMSISAHKFGGPKGVGLLLVKEHTPIAYNQLGGEQETKRRAGTENLPQIVGLTKALELAITNQDVNNVHLMNLKELFLVQLQERAIPFELNGSMTDSTGHILNIYFPFIDVETMLTLLDLAHVYVSSGSACTAGSTTPSHVLAAMFEDEERAKHSVRFSFNEQTTTQEIKYIVAEIHKIYHKFKEES, encoded by the coding sequence ATGGAAGTATACGCAGATTATGCTGCGACTACGCCAGTAAAACCAGAAGTAATAGATGCTATGATGGAAATATATCAATCTCATTTTGGTAATCCATCGTCAATACATTCTATTGGTAGAGATGCACGCAAATATCTTGATCAGTCACGTCGTACAGTTGCACAATTGTTGGGAGCGAATCCGAATGAAGTAATATTTACAAGTGGTGCAACAGAATCGAATAACACTGCTATTAAAGGATTAGTGAAAGCGAATGAACAATTAGGTAATCATATTATTACTACCAAAATTGAACACCATTCAGTATTACACGTATATGAGCAACTTGAAAAAGAAGGTTATGATGTTACGTATCTAGATGTAGATGATACTGGTGCAGTTGATTTAGACCAATTAAAAGAAACAATTAATGATAGAACAATTTTAGTATCAATTATGTTTGTAAATAATGAGATTGGAACAGTACAAAATATTTATGATATTGAAGATATTATTGGAGACACTCATGCGTTATTCCATGTTGATGCTGTTCAAGCAATTGGACATTTAGATTTAGATTTTCATAATTTTAAAATTGATACAATGAGTATTTCAGCACACAAATTTGGTGGTCCTAAAGGTGTTGGTCTACTATTAGTAAAAGAGCATACACCAATAGCATATAATCAACTTGGTGGTGAACAAGAAACCAAACGTCGAGCAGGTACAGAAAATTTACCTCAAATTGTTGGATTAACAAAGGCACTTGAATTAGCTATAACCAATCAAGATGTAAATAATGTTCATTTAATGAATTTAAAAGAATTATTTTTAGTTCAGTTACAGGAAAGGGCAATTCCATTTGAATTAAACGGTTCAATGACAGATTCAACGGGTCATATTTTAAATATTTATTTTCCATTTATAGATGTTGAAACAATGTTAACATTATTGGATTTAGCCCATGTATATGTATCTTCAGGTTCTGCTTGTACAGCAGGTTCAACGACTCCATCTCATGTACTTGCAGCTATGTTTGAAGATGAAGAACGAGCAAAACATTCAGTACGTTTTAGCTTTAATGAACAAACAACAACGCAAGAAATTAAATATATTGTAGCTGAAATTCATAAAATCTATCATAAATTTAAGGAGGAATCATAG
- the mnmA gene encoding tRNA 2-thiouridine(34) synthase MnmA: protein MSNKDIRVVVGMSGGVDSSVTAYLLKEQGYDVIGIFMKNWDDTDENGVCTATEDYNDVIAVCNQIGIPYYAVNFEEQYWDKVFTYFLDEYKKGRTPNPDVMCNKEIKFKAFLEHALKLGADYVATGHYARIRRHDDGHVEMLRGVDNNKDQTYFLNQLSQEQLSKVMFPIGDIEKSEVRRIAEEQNLATAKKKDSTGICFIGERNFKEFLSHYLPAQSGEMLTLNGKKMGQHSGLMYYTIGQRHGLGIGGDGDPWFVVGKNLNDNVLYVEQGFHHDALYSDYLIASDYSFVNPSEIDLEKGFECTAKFRYRQKDTKVYVQRENENSIRVTFAEPVRAITPGQAVVFYNQEVCLGGATIDDVYKNEGQLSYVV from the coding sequence GTGTCTAACAAAGATATACGCGTAGTTGTGGGCATGTCTGGTGGAGTGGATAGCTCTGTTACTGCATACTTGTTAAAAGAACAAGGTTATGATGTAATAGGTATATTTATGAAAAATTGGGACGATACTGATGAAAATGGGGTGTGTACAGCCACTGAGGATTATAATGACGTGATTGCAGTATGTAATCAAATTGGCATCCCATACTACGCTGTTAATTTTGAAGAACAGTATTGGGATAAAGTATTTACTTATTTTCTTGATGAATATAAAAAAGGTCGTACACCTAACCCTGATGTGATGTGTAATAAAGAAATTAAATTTAAAGCATTTTTAGAACATGCTTTAAAATTAGGCGCTGATTATGTCGCTACAGGTCATTATGCTCGTATACGTCGTCATGATGATGGGCATGTTGAAATGCTAAGAGGTGTTGACAATAATAAAGACCAAACCTACTTTTTAAATCAATTATCCCAAGAACAACTATCCAAAGTCATGTTCCCAATTGGAGATATTGAAAAAAGTGAAGTAAGACGTATTGCAGAAGAGCAAAATTTAGCTACTGCCAAGAAAAAAGACTCAACAGGTATTTGTTTTATTGGTGAAAGAAACTTTAAAGAATTTTTATCACATTACCTACCAGCTCAATCTGGTGAAATGTTGACATTAAATGGAAAAAAAATGGGACAGCATAGTGGATTGATGTATTATACAATTGGTCAACGTCACGGCTTAGGCATCGGTGGAGATGGAGATCCATGGTTTGTTGTAGGTAAAAATTTAAATGATAACGTATTATATGTTGAACAGGGATTTCACCATGATGCACTTTATAGTGATTATCTCATAGCTTCTGATTATTCATTTGTTAATCCAAGTGAAATTGATTTGGAAAAAGGTTTTGAATGTACAGCTAAATTCCGTTATCGCCAAAAAGATACTAAAGTTTATGTTCAACGCGAAAACGAGAATTCTATTAGAGTAACTTTTGCTGAACCAGTTAGAGCGATTACACCTGGTCAAGCAGTTGTCTTCTATAATCAAGAAGTATGTTTAGGTGGCGCTACAATTGATGATGTTTATAAAAACGAAGGTCAATTAAGTTACGTTGTATAA
- a CDS encoding tetratricopeptide repeat protein gives MHEQSKIYQNIKDGKLDTALKDLFENIEENPAIVENYINAGIVLSDVGEIEKAERFFQKALTIEPENGAVYYNLANIYYNEERYNEAIKLYQTALQYEVAKKDCNYMIGMSFNQLGAFKEALPFLMTAAEMDDDRDLEVQFQYGLVLCQLEMFDEAIKQLNKVLSIDSQHVDGIYNLGLATYMKNENLDEAIAYFEQAISIDEKHLLSQHALKTFKTMKEEE, from the coding sequence ATGCACGAACAAAGTAAGATATACCAAAATATTAAAGATGGTAAATTAGATACCGCTTTGAAAGACTTGTTTGAAAATATAGAAGAAAATCCGGCCATTGTTGAAAATTATATTAACGCAGGTATTGTATTATCAGATGTTGGAGAAATTGAAAAAGCAGAACGTTTTTTCCAAAAGGCATTAACTATTGAACCTGAAAATGGTGCTGTTTATTATAACTTGGCAAATATTTATTATAATGAAGAACGTTATAACGAAGCGATAAAGCTATATCAAACTGCACTACAATATGAAGTAGCGAAAAAAGATTGTAATTATATGATTGGTATGTCGTTTAATCAACTAGGTGCTTTTAAAGAAGCTTTACCATTTTTAATGACTGCAGCTGAAATGGACGATGATAGAGATTTAGAAGTACAGTTTCAATATGGGTTAGTACTATGCCAACTCGAAATGTTTGATGAAGCTATTAAACAATTAAATAAGGTTCTTTCTATCGATTCACAGCACGTAGATGGTATATATAATCTTGGTTTAGCAACATATATGAAAAATGAAAATTTAGATGAAGCAATTGCATATTTTGAACAAGCAATATCAATTGATGAAAAACATTTACTTAGTCAACATGCATTAAAGACATTCAAAACAATGAAAGAGGAGGAATAA
- a CDS encoding ATP-dependent RecD-like DNA helicase, whose amino-acid sequence MSDPTLFDYSMIKGTVDAILFQNTDNFYTVLKVDTIESNEKFDSMPTVVGFLPNVVEGDVYTFKGQVVQHPRYGKQLKAETFEKELPQTKEAIISYLSSDLFKGIGKKTAQNIVNTLGENAINDILTRPEILESVPSLPKKKQKQIADQINANQESEKIMIRLHDLGFGPKLSMAIYQFYMGDTLNVLDKNPYQLVYDIKGIGFNKADQLARNVGIEPHSPERLKAALLFTLEEECIKQGHTYLPRTIVIETTQNLLNEDIEKPIETEQLLEIIDVLSEEKKLISEADQVSIPSLYYSELKSVQNLYRIKTNTSKLKEIEQSDLQIHIGDIESQNEVNYSASQKEALETAINSKIMLLTGGPGTGKTTVIKGIVELYAEIHGLSLDYDDYNEDDYPVVLAAPTGRASKRLHESTGLEAMTIHRLIGWNQDTQPQDILENEINARLIIIDEMSMVDTWLFHQFLSAVPLEAQIVFVGDEDQLPSVGPGQVFKDLIDSEIIPRVNLTEVYRQQDGSSIIDLAHRMKLNEPIDITKRYHDRSFIRCGTNQIPDVVDKVVKSAVAKGYDMSDIQVLAPMYKGNAGIKRLNQVLQSILNPKQQDDREIEFGEAVFRKGDKVLQLVNRPNDNIFNGDIGIIVGIFWAKENALNKDVLVVDFEGNEITFTKQDLMELTHAYCTSIHKSQGSEFPIVIMPIVRQYYRMLQRPILYTGLTRAKQSLVLLGEQEAFDIGLKTNGQIRLTQLNDLLKSYFGQNKDNLTTNKQTINEQKENNNHLDLKNEKENDIQLNESTIFQIDPMINMGEMTPYDFVER is encoded by the coding sequence ATGTCTGACCCTACACTTTTTGATTATTCAATGATCAAAGGTACAGTTGATGCTATTTTATTTCAAAATACGGATAATTTTTATACTGTTCTAAAAGTAGATACTATAGAATCAAATGAAAAATTTGATAGTATGCCAACTGTGGTAGGGTTTCTTCCCAATGTAGTTGAAGGCGATGTTTATACTTTTAAAGGGCAAGTCGTACAACATCCACGTTATGGTAAGCAATTAAAGGCTGAAACATTTGAAAAAGAATTACCTCAAACTAAAGAAGCCATTATTAGTTACTTATCAAGTGATTTATTTAAAGGCATCGGTAAAAAAACGGCTCAAAACATTGTAAATACACTAGGTGAAAATGCTATAAATGATATTTTAACTCGTCCAGAAATCTTAGAAAGTGTACCTAGTTTACCAAAGAAGAAACAAAAGCAAATTGCTGATCAGATTAATGCAAACCAAGAATCTGAGAAAATTATGATACGTTTACACGACCTAGGGTTTGGTCCGAAATTATCAATGGCTATATATCAGTTCTATATGGGTGATACTTTAAATGTCTTAGATAAAAATCCTTACCAATTAGTATATGACATTAAAGGTATTGGTTTTAATAAGGCTGACCAACTTGCTCGAAATGTCGGTATTGAGCCACATTCACCTGAAAGATTAAAAGCAGCATTATTATTTACGTTAGAAGAAGAATGTATCAAACAAGGACATACATATCTACCTCGTACAATTGTTATAGAAACAACACAAAATTTACTCAATGAAGATATTGAGAAACCAATTGAAACAGAGCAATTACTAGAAATCATTGACGTTTTATCAGAAGAGAAAAAATTAATATCTGAAGCTGATCAGGTATCAATTCCAAGTTTATACTATTCAGAATTGAAAAGTGTGCAAAACTTATACCGAATTAAAACAAACACATCTAAATTAAAAGAAATAGAACAGTCTGATTTACAAATACATATTGGTGATATTGAGTCACAAAATGAGGTTAATTACTCTGCCTCTCAAAAAGAAGCGCTTGAAACAGCAATAAATTCTAAAATTATGCTTTTAACTGGTGGTCCGGGTACCGGTAAAACCACAGTCATTAAAGGTATAGTTGAATTATATGCAGAAATACATGGGCTCTCGCTCGATTATGATGATTACAATGAAGATGATTATCCAGTAGTGTTAGCTGCACCCACTGGTCGTGCTTCTAAGCGCCTTCACGAATCGACAGGTTTAGAAGCAATGACAATTCATCGTTTAATCGGTTGGAACCAAGATACACAACCACAGGATATTTTAGAAAATGAGATCAATGCAAGACTCATTATCATCGATGAAATGTCAATGGTAGATACTTGGTTGTTCCATCAATTTTTAAGCGCTGTGCCTTTAGAAGCACAAATTGTATTTGTCGGAGATGAAGATCAGTTACCATCAGTAGGTCCAGGACAGGTATTTAAAGACCTTATTGATTCTGAAATAATACCGCGTGTTAATCTTACCGAAGTATATCGTCAGCAAGATGGTTCCAGTATTATTGACTTAGCTCACCGTATGAAATTAAATGAACCTATCGATATTACTAAACGTTATCATGATCGTAGTTTTATTCGTTGTGGTACGAATCAAATTCCAGACGTTGTTGATAAAGTAGTTAAAAGCGCTGTAGCTAAAGGCTATGATATGAGTGATATACAAGTTTTGGCTCCTATGTATAAAGGTAACGCTGGTATTAAGAGACTTAACCAAGTTCTACAATCTATTCTTAATCCGAAGCAACAAGATGATCGTGAAATAGAATTTGGTGAAGCTGTGTTTAGAAAAGGGGATAAAGTACTTCAGTTAGTTAATCGACCTAATGATAATATATTTAATGGGGATATAGGTATAATAGTAGGTATATTTTGGGCCAAAGAAAATGCTCTAAATAAGGATGTGTTAGTTGTAGATTTTGAAGGTAATGAAATTACATTTACTAAACAAGATTTAATGGAACTAACACATGCATATTGTACATCTATCCATAAATCACAAGGTTCAGAATTTCCTATTGTAATTATGCCTATTGTTAGACAATATTATAGGATGTTACAACGTCCCATTCTTTATACAGGATTAACTAGAGCTAAACAATCACTTGTTTTGCTTGGTGAACAAGAAGCATTTGATATAGGTTTAAAAACAAATGGACAAATACGATTAACGCAATTAAATGATTTGTTAAAATCGTATTTTGGACAAAACAAAGATAATTTAACTACAAATAAACAAACGATTAACGAACAAAAAGAAAATAACAATCATCTGGATTTGAAAAATGAAAAAGAAAATGATATCCAATTAAACGAGTCGACAATTTTCCAAATCGATCCAATGATTAATATGGGGGAAATGACGCCATATGACTTCGTTGAACGTTGA